In Streptomyces sp. NBC_00306, a single genomic region encodes these proteins:
- a CDS encoding OmpL47-type beta-barrel domain-containing protein, with the protein MVVGLMSAAAYGQTDDREAAQVLTWTAGDPIDRYLSFPTTAVAGATTIVFENSKATGNTTGMPHTLTFDVSDPEYNNDVPLNILANPNDDQGGKHTAEVTLTPGRYLFHCTIPGHGSMQGILTVTEGTGEDTTAPETTVKVDGDKNSAGAYVGQATVTVAATDAGSGVDKIEYAVGADGPWQAYTNPVVVNEVGTHKIRYRATDKAGNVAAEKAADFSVVAPPTDDKTPPETSATVTGEKNEQGQYLDMATVTVTASDTGSGVNTIEYAIGASGAWQPYTAPVMVHAVGTHTVRFKATDKAGNAAAEKSVQFTVVAPPVVDKTPPQTSAGVTGEKNSDGAYVTSAKVTVTATDTGEGASGVDKVEYSLDGGAYLAYTAPVLVDRVGFHTVLHRATDKAGNTSAAQKVSFTVAEGGGVPAPNCPEWDERLTVIVGTVDTGIPNRMTRSRCTINELIEDEKDWSSHALFLKHVDQVVDKLLADNVIDQREHKKIYKAAKQSGIGKPGQNTGYKDLFDGTQSTFGKWQHVGGGSFSLSGDGAMTSSTTVPGMGMLWFPQRQYGDFSLKLQWRDDAPGTGNANGGVFVRFPNVHDNPEESRPEWVAIKYGHEIQVLDRPDGDMYKSGSIYGFDRVGLAGAGVTPKGTWNDYEIRVVGQHYSVFRNGVLINEFENTGGQDFVPPRGDDPGTDGRRYASGYIGLQVHGTTDVISYRNIRIQEL; encoded by the coding sequence ATGGTCGTCGGACTGATGTCCGCGGCCGCCTACGGGCAGACCGACGACCGGGAGGCGGCCCAGGTTCTCACCTGGACCGCGGGTGACCCGATCGACCGCTATCTCTCCTTCCCCACCACGGCGGTGGCGGGGGCGACGACGATCGTGTTCGAGAACAGCAAGGCCACCGGGAACACCACCGGGATGCCGCACACGCTGACCTTCGACGTCTCGGACCCCGAGTACAACAACGACGTACCGCTGAACATCCTGGCCAACCCCAATGACGACCAGGGTGGCAAGCACACCGCCGAGGTCACGCTGACCCCCGGCCGGTATCTCTTCCACTGCACCATTCCGGGCCACGGCTCGATGCAGGGGATCCTGACGGTCACCGAGGGCACCGGCGAGGACACCACGGCGCCCGAGACGACCGTGAAGGTCGACGGCGACAAGAACTCCGCGGGCGCGTACGTCGGTCAGGCCACCGTGACGGTGGCGGCGACCGACGCGGGCTCCGGGGTGGACAAGATCGAGTACGCGGTCGGGGCCGACGGTCCCTGGCAGGCGTACACCAACCCGGTCGTCGTGAACGAGGTCGGTACGCACAAGATCCGGTACCGGGCCACGGACAAGGCCGGCAACGTCGCCGCGGAGAAGGCGGCCGACTTCTCGGTCGTCGCCCCGCCGACGGACGACAAGACCCCGCCGGAGACCTCGGCGACGGTGACCGGTGAGAAGAACGAACAGGGCCAGTACCTGGACATGGCGACGGTCACCGTGACCGCGTCCGACACCGGCTCGGGCGTCAACACCATCGAGTACGCCATCGGCGCCTCCGGCGCCTGGCAGCCCTACACGGCTCCCGTGATGGTGCACGCCGTCGGAACCCACACGGTCCGCTTCAAGGCGACCGACAAGGCCGGCAACGCGGCCGCGGAGAAGTCCGTGCAGTTCACGGTGGTCGCGCCGCCCGTCGTGGACAAGACCCCGCCGCAGACCTCGGCGGGGGTGACGGGTGAGAAGAACTCCGACGGCGCGTATGTCACCAGCGCCAAGGTGACCGTCACCGCGACGGACACCGGTGAGGGCGCCTCGGGTGTCGACAAGGTCGAGTACTCCCTCGACGGAGGCGCGTACCTCGCCTACACCGCTCCGGTGCTCGTCGACCGGGTGGGCTTCCACACCGTTCTGCACCGGGCGACCGACAAGGCCGGCAACACCTCGGCCGCGCAGAAGGTGTCGTTCACGGTCGCGGAGGGCGGCGGCGTCCCGGCGCCCAACTGCCCCGAGTGGGACGAGCGGTTGACCGTCATCGTCGGCACGGTCGACACGGGCATCCCCAACCGGATGACCCGCAGCCGGTGCACGATCAACGAACTGATCGAGGACGAGAAGGACTGGTCCTCACACGCGCTGTTCCTCAAGCACGTGGACCAGGTCGTCGACAAGCTGCTCGCCGACAATGTGATCGACCAGCGCGAGCACAAGAAGATCTACAAGGCGGCCAAGCAGTCCGGCATCGGCAAGCCGGGCCAGAACACCGGCTACAAGGATCTGTTCGACGGCACCCAGAGCACGTTCGGCAAGTGGCAGCACGTGGGCGGCGGTTCGTTCTCGCTCAGCGGTGACGGCGCCATGACCAGCAGCACCACCGTGCCGGGCATGGGCATGCTGTGGTTCCCGCAGCGGCAGTACGGCGACTTCTCGCTCAAGCTCCAGTGGCGGGACGACGCACCGGGCACCGGCAACGCCAACGGCGGTGTCTTCGTCCGCTTCCCGAACGTCCACGACAACCCGGAGGAGTCGCGCCCGGAGTGGGTCGCGATCAAGTACGGACATGAGATCCAGGTCCTGGACCGGCCCGACGGCGACATGTACAAGTCGGGTTCGATCTACGGCTTCGACCGTGTCGGCCTGGCCGGTGCGGGTGTGACGCCGAAGGGCACCTGGAACGACTACGAGATCCGCGTGGTCGGCCAGCACTACTCGGTCTTCCGCAACGGTGTCCTCATCAACGAGTTCGAGAACACCGGCGGCCAGGACTTCGTCCCGCCGCGCGGCGACGACCCCGGCACGGACGGCCGCCGGTACGCGTCGGGCTACATCGGACTCCAGGTCCACGGCACGACGGATGTCATCTCCTACCGCAACATCCGGATCCAGGAGCTCTAG
- a CDS encoding ThuA domain-containing protein → MQRTPHRSRSRRSALAAVLGAGALTVSLLGGGNVAAAKPYPEPPSTTLSLPSPPGGQNVRVLVFHGSATEESPVVNAGIAAIENIGLTGPAAGRFKTEATDDASVFTNATKLGRFNAVVFLTGGGDVLDPEQEAGLESYLEAGGGFLGIHDAARTEPYSDWFTGLIGARPAGAASSVQRAVVEVGDRRHPATTSLPLQWKRPDKWFNWSTNPSGSVHTVARLKESSFTPAAGANGWDHPISWCRDYDGGRSFYTGMGGTAESFAEVDFRDHLRGALAWTSRISRADCKATITSNYTAQRVTQPNQPGQNDQIGEPHGLVTAPDGRVFYIGRGGADSSKPVITDWNNPDMGKGQGEIHVYDPATKKVTLAGSLTVFGNKGGGDELIKVEEGLLGIELDPDFRTNGWVYLHYTPHSQINRETHMAERRVSRFTLDPATNKLDMASEKVLLKWPVQIHSCCHAGGGLAWDSKQNLYIATGDNNSSGFSGGYSGNNPQPNFKGVSFADARRTAGNTNNLNGKILRIHPEDDGTYTLPAGNLFTGQEPDEGGGKTRGEIYVMGVRNPARIFVDKTTDTLYAGWVGPDAGAPSTTWGPAKYDTFSAITKAGNHGWPYCMGNKQPYRDRNLPDPNQPLGWYNCDAPKNESPNNDGLVNLPPVTSNTIWYSPQGGGVDYPRNANGIPSYKTEEQKLLMPWLKGGGQATMNGPVYRYDAASTGTEKWPAYWDGKWFVGDFYDGDQPRHAVLTDPKTVGKGGIPVHAESLKKIIPVGNGGIRNLMDWKFAPDGSLYVLDYGRGFFTSDAQSALWRVTYKGGEATPSADKLARKAAQ, encoded by the coding sequence ATGCAGCGCACACCACACAGGTCGAGGTCCCGAAGAAGCGCTCTGGCCGCGGTACTTGGGGCCGGCGCACTGACCGTGTCGCTACTGGGCGGAGGGAATGTCGCGGCGGCCAAACCGTACCCGGAACCGCCGTCGACAACGTTGTCCCTGCCGTCGCCTCCCGGCGGCCAGAATGTGCGGGTCCTGGTCTTCCACGGCTCGGCGACCGAGGAGTCGCCGGTCGTCAACGCCGGTATCGCGGCCATCGAGAACATCGGCCTCACCGGACCCGCGGCCGGCCGGTTCAAGACCGAGGCCACGGACGATGCTTCCGTGTTCACCAATGCCACCAAGCTCGGACGGTTCAACGCCGTCGTCTTCCTGACGGGAGGCGGTGATGTGCTCGATCCGGAGCAGGAGGCAGGGCTCGAGTCCTATCTGGAGGCGGGGGGAGGCTTCCTCGGTATCCATGACGCGGCGCGGACCGAGCCGTACTCCGACTGGTTCACCGGACTGATCGGTGCCCGTCCCGCGGGTGCGGCGAGCTCGGTCCAGCGGGCCGTCGTCGAGGTCGGCGACCGTCGCCATCCGGCCACCACGTCGCTGCCGTTGCAGTGGAAGCGACCGGACAAGTGGTTCAACTGGTCGACGAATCCCTCCGGCAGTGTCCACACCGTGGCGCGCCTCAAGGAGAGTTCGTTCACTCCGGCGGCGGGCGCCAACGGCTGGGACCACCCCATCTCGTGGTGCCGTGACTACGACGGCGGGCGTTCCTTCTACACCGGCATGGGCGGTACGGCCGAGAGCTTCGCCGAGGTCGACTTCCGCGACCATCTGCGCGGCGCTCTCGCCTGGACGAGCCGTATCTCGCGTGCCGACTGCAAGGCGACGATCACCTCCAACTACACGGCGCAGCGGGTCACTCAGCCCAACCAGCCCGGGCAGAACGACCAGATCGGTGAGCCGCACGGACTGGTGACGGCTCCCGACGGGCGCGTGTTCTACATCGGGCGCGGCGGTGCGGACTCCAGCAAGCCCGTCATCACCGACTGGAACAACCCCGACATGGGCAAGGGCCAGGGCGAGATCCACGTCTACGACCCCGCGACCAAGAAGGTCACCCTGGCCGGTTCGCTGACCGTCTTCGGCAACAAGGGCGGAGGCGACGAGCTGATCAAGGTCGAGGAGGGGCTGCTCGGCATCGAGCTCGACCCCGACTTCCGGACCAACGGCTGGGTCTATCTGCACTACACCCCGCACTCGCAGATCAACCGCGAGACGCACATGGCCGAGCGCCGGGTCTCCCGCTTCACCCTGGACCCCGCGACCAACAAGCTGGACATGGCCAGTGAGAAGGTCCTGCTCAAGTGGCCGGTGCAGATCCACAGCTGCTGCCACGCGGGTGGCGGACTGGCCTGGGATTCGAAGCAGAACCTCTACATCGCGACGGGTGACAACAACTCGTCCGGCTTCAGCGGCGGTTACTCGGGCAACAACCCGCAGCCCAACTTCAAGGGCGTCTCGTTCGCCGACGCGCGCCGCACGGCGGGCAACACGAACAACCTCAACGGGAAGATCCTGCGGATCCACCCGGAGGACGACGGCACCTACACGCTCCCCGCGGGCAACCTCTTCACCGGCCAGGAGCCGGACGAGGGCGGCGGCAAGACCCGCGGCGAGATCTATGTGATGGGCGTCCGCAACCCGGCGCGCATCTTCGTCGACAAGACGACCGACACCCTGTACGCGGGCTGGGTCGGCCCGGACGCCGGCGCGCCGTCGACGACCTGGGGCCCCGCCAAGTACGACACCTTCTCCGCCATCACCAAGGCGGGCAACCACGGGTGGCCGTACTGCATGGGCAACAAGCAGCCCTACCGCGACCGCAACCTGCCCGACCCGAACCAGCCGCTCGGCTGGTACAACTGCGACGCGCCGAAGAACGAGTCGCCGAACAACGACGGCCTGGTGAATCTGCCTCCCGTCACCTCCAACACCATCTGGTACTCGCCGCAGGGCGGTGGCGTGGACTACCCGCGTAACGCCAACGGCATCCCGAGCTACAAGACGGAGGAGCAGAAGCTGCTCATGCCGTGGCTCAAGGGCGGCGGCCAGGCGACCATGAACGGCCCGGTCTACCGCTACGACGCGGCGAGCACCGGTACCGAGAAGTGGCCGGCGTACTGGGACGGCAAGTGGTTCGTCGGTGACTTCTACGACGGCGACCAGCCGCGGCACGCGGTCCTCACCGACCCGAAGACGGTCGGCAAGGGCGGCATCCCGGTTCACGCCGAATCCCTGAAGAAGATCATCCCGGTCGGCAACGGCGGCATCCGCAACCTCATGGACTGGAAGTTCGCGCCCGACGGTTCGCTCTATGTCCTCGACTACGGACGCGGGTTCTTCACCTCCGACGCCCAGTCGGCGCTGTGGCGCGTGACATACAAGGGCGGCGAGGCGACGCCGTCCGCCGACAAGCTGGCACGGAAGGCGGCACAGTGA